Below is a window of Phaenicophaeus curvirostris isolate KB17595 chromosome 15, BPBGC_Pcur_1.0, whole genome shotgun sequence DNA.
CTCCCCCAAACGTCCCTGTGCAaggggcagaggggcagcagggcagctcGGGGACAGGGACGCTGCAGCCCCGCACGGGGCTCTGCACCGGGACAGGGACCCACTGAGCACCCGCAACTCGCCTGTCCCCCCAAACAATCGCTTGTAAGTTCTGTGCAAACCTGGGGCTCGGCTTCCCATGAGCCTGTTTTGAAGCCCTTAGCCAAATCACGGATGGTTGGGGTGCATCCTGCCAGAGGTGACAGGGACACAGCGAGCAGTCGGCACAGCCGGCGGCTCCTTGGGGACAGCCGCATAACGATGACCTTGCAATGACAGTCTCATAATGACAGCTCTGCCTTGTGTCGCCCCTCCAGGTCCCCTGCAATGACACCCGAGTGCCACAGGTCACCTTCACAGATCAAGAGGTAAAAGATGATGGGGAGACGGGCAGAAAACGCATTAATAGTCAACACAGACGCAGGCGGGTGCGCAGCCCACGGAGCAGAGGTGGCTTTATTAGTCACCGAGCAAGAGCTGCTCCGGTGCCAGTCGCTGGGGCGAGTGTGTCGCTCGACGCTGGCTGCACCCGATCATCTGCCTCAGCCGACACTTAACTCAGCTACCTGGCTCCAATAACGTTTTTCCCCCATCTTCACCAGCTGTCGGAGAAGGAGCTGCTGTGCCAGGCCACCACGGCGCTCACCAAAGTCACCAGGTGCAAGAAAGACTACGAGCCACTCATCATCAACTTGAAGAGCCTGCATCGCGTCACGGTGAGTTGGAGCTGCGGCCACACGGCCGTGCCCCCACCCAGcctcagctctgccagctccctggcTGCCCGCGGTGGTGATCGAGGCCACATTCTCTGAGCTGCGCGGGGCCCTTTGCCTCCCTGGGGAGACGCTGAGCACTTGGGTCGCCCCAGgacagaggaggagggggacaaATTGCTGGGCATGGGGTGGGTGCCCATCCTGAGCAAAGGGCTAATTCCCAACCTCCTGGAGCAGCAGCCTCACAACTCTGAATTATTCATTATTATGGCTATTATTATTATAGTATAGTTATAAatcaggaaggaaggaaggaaggaaggaaggaaggaaggaaggagggaagagacagaggcaatagaatcatacaaacatagaatcaccaggttggaagagacccaccggatcattgagtccaaccactcccatcaatcactaacccatgtccctcagcacctcgatcacccggcccttaaacccctccagggaaggggactcaaccccctccctgggcagcctctgccagggaccaatgaccctttctgtgaaaaattttttcctaatgtccagcctgaacctcccctggcagagcttgaggccattccctcttgtcctgtcccctgtcccttgggagaagagcccagctccctcctctccacaacctcctttcaggtagttgtagagagcaatgaggtctcccctcagcctcctcttctccaggctgaacacccccagctctctcagccgcttctcttgttctccagccccttcaccagcttcgtctgCTGGGGCTTGTGGCTTAAATCCTTCTGTCAGCTCTAATGTATTTACAATTTCCTTCCCCAGAGCTGTTCCCTGAGCAATGAAAACGAGATCTACCTGCGCAACTTCTTGCCGGAACTGGGGAACTTCACGCAGGGGATGTACAGGCGCCTGGGCAGGTTGGCTGCTCCGTGAGCTGCTCCATGAGCTGCTCCGGCAAGAGGCGCCGCTGCCAGCCCTGAGCCCAGGGATCCTGCTCAGGGTAGCTCTTCACATAGGCTTTTTAACACCTCTCTGCACGCACTTCCCTcgctctgctccagccctcctgaACCCAACGCGATCCTAACAGCAAGTCCCAGCAGGATCCTGTCCTCTTCCCAGCAGGATCCTGGCATCTCCCAAGCTTTCTGTCCAAGTGCTGCAAATTAGACTTAACACAACCTCTGCAGGAGAGGTCTTGTCCAGGTGAGGTTGCCCTCAGCCCTCAAAGCTCTTTGGCTCTTCCAGCCAGCACAAGGTGGGATGTGATCCCCCCAGATGGATGCAGTCCCCCGGGAGGGATGTGATCCCTCAGGATGGATGCAGACCCTCAGGCGGGATGTGATCCCCTGGGATAGACACAGTCCCTCAGGAGGGATGTGATCCCCCTAGGATGGATGCAGTCCCACAGGAGGGATGTGATCCCCCTAGGATGGATGCAGACCCTCAGGAGGGATGTGATCCCCTGGGATAGACACAGTCCCTCAGGAGGGATGTGACCCCTCAGGAAGCTGCGGGATGTTTTCCAGCCGGGAGGATCCGGGCACTGTCCCTGGACAGGGTGGCCAAGGAGGTTGAGCTTTTAATGCATTCACCTCCTCTTGCAGcaccaaccaaaaccaaaaccatattATCTGCTTCCTGTTCCTCTTATTGCAGGGAGGCTTCTTCACAATCGACTTCTCTTCCTAAACAGATCAAAATCTAGGCTGAAATGATGCATTTTTCACTAACGTGTTACtagagcagctgctgggggcggctggagcagagctggggacgCGCAGCATCTGAGAGCGAGAACGGGGGGAGCCGCGGAGCGAGGGGGCTGCCTCGCAGGCCACTGTTAACCTAACCTTTAACGTGTCTTTTGTCTTGTCTGTGggcttttaatttattaatagGGAAGACCGGGACTCTGTAGGGTAACCTTAGATCCAATGGGTGCTCGTGggcatttatttattattatattttatttaactaaCTTATTTTTATACTGCGTAATCTAAAGATTTAAGACCAAAAAGTCCTAGCTGttgaaagattttctttgcttgggactcaaagaagaaaagagtattcagggattttatttttaacttataGAAGAGTAGTTCTGTGGAATACagttgtatttaaaatactgctACCTCATTCTTAGGGAACTATTTCTGCCTGACTGCCTTTCCGTGACAACAAATGAATGAGTGCCGAGTCGTAATTTATTGTTCTTCcctctatttaaaatatttgtattatgACAGAGTTAATATATTTGAACTGCCATGTATTTGAGtattgtcattttaatttttatttcatttcaactGTGCACTGATGTTATAAAAGTGTCTCAGGGCTTAAGCAATAAAATACTGACCAACGAGCTCCTGGTAGCAACGGTTTGTGCTGTCGGTTCCCCTCTTCTCACCGTGGTCGCCGAGCAtggggaatgggatggggagggacgGCATTTTGGGTCAATATACAGCAAATCCACCCAGTTTGCCATCAAGAGAAAgtttcaaagaaagcaaaaggcagCGATGAACACATCGCCTTGCAGCACAGGGAAACACGGAGAGCGGGGAAGGGCTGGAAGAGCGACGATGAGAGTCCCCGCTTGGGAAGAGGGGCTTGTGCGAGGGGCTGTGATGAAGGGGAGCAGCCCCTGGTCTGGGGGGCGAGGGATgaaacaggagccagcaggcaGCGCTCCACGCTGGGGAAGGCGAGCACggctgaggggagagagaagggatggggtCGGCTCATGGGACAAGCGCCTGCAGGGCCTCCAGGTACAAGGGTAAGAAATCAGTGGGCAAACCAGCTCTTGGAAATGGCTATAAATGCAGAGAATCACCACGAATGTACATGATGGGGTGTTAATTGCAGCCTTTGGATTCACTTTGCATAAACCACAGCATTATTAGCACCAGCACCAGCCATGATGGGCAAGAGAAACGCATAAATTCTACAGAGCATCCCTGTCGCTGCCAGCTGGAGTTTCCCCTGGACAGCGTGTTGTGCCCAGGCAAACCCTCGAGGCCCTTTCTCGGCGCTGTCTCCAGCCTGGGccaaagaaagaggagggaagCGGAGCCGGTGGCTGTGGGAGCCGGCACGAGGAGCCCAGGCAGGATCCTCACACAGTGGCGAGAGGCTTCAAAGAGCACAAGAGAATGGCAGTGGAGAAAAACCAAAGACCTGTTCCTGAACCGAGCACCTTCCTTCAACAGGGAACATGGCAGCAGGTTCATCCCCTCAGTGCCTGGGATGAAGGCACAACCAGGGCTCTAGAAACGACCCTTCTGACGCGCACGGGCAGGGAGGTGACTGCATTGGGGCCAGAGCCATCCTTCCAGCGAGCGATGGGGCCATCGCTACCATCAGCCGCATGCTACTCTTGTAAAGGGACGTgggaatattttcttcagtggtGCCTTTCCCATCGCACAGTGATGCAGTTTTCCACCACGATTCAGCAAGAGTACCTCAAAGgttacatttttctgttaatttagcattttctgttcatttacTCCAGCTTCAGACCTTTCCACCATGATCACAGGGGAAACCACTGTGTCTGCAGGGTGGCAccatcacctccatcccctGCTCCAGCTTCACTTTTAGGCAGGGAGCACCCACCACGATCCGTCCCAGAGCAGCAGGGTGGCTCTGGGCATCCCGGCGAGGAGCCCAGCCCCACGGCCACGCTCCGCAGAGGGCGGCACGGCTGTCgtgcagccctgcagccagcACACACTCACTTATCTGCTCTCCATCGAGCGCGATGCAGGTAGGAAACGACACAGGCTCTGCTGGCAAATCCCTCGCAAAGGTCTTTCTGAGTCAGTGGCACTAACTTCATATGGGGCATTTCATAATCAGACAAACAAAATTACTCTCAGTCTGGCTGCTCCTGGATTAATCGAGCACTCACAAACTCTTATCAAACATCTGATGGCAAGTTGCTATTTGAGTTAGAAAAATACCTATTAGTTATTACAAAACTCCGAAGTTTCCCAGCTCAGCGAGTTTCTCAGTGCGATTTCCTGCGGCGGCGCTGGTGATGCCAGCAGAGCCCGTGGCCTGAGCCCCACTCAAGCTTTTCCCTACAGCCTGAACACCGCTCAGGCTTTTCCTCGCACcgagcagaggggctggggcagcctcCAGCTCACCGAGATTCTGAGCACTGGAGAGGAGtcacaaaaccacattttcccACACGAGCACCAGCGCTCTCGGCATTAACACCACAGGAGCACCCGGCACCAGCTCCCTGTCCCTCAGCCGCGTCCCTGCAGGGTGCCAGGGCAGGGACACACTGTTTGAGGGTCCCATTTGGTCAGGAGGAACCCAAGGTTTCCATAAATGCCCTGGCAGACAGGGATGCCCCGTCCCTACCTGAGGTGGGTTTTGTCCCCATGCAGGGCTCTGCCGCGCTTTCTGTTTCTCCCCAGGGCAGGATAAGATAACCCTAGGCAGAAATGGTTTGCAGATACAGGATGCTTTGCATGATTTGGAGATAGTCAAATCAAACGTCAGTCAAGGGATGGAAGAGCTCGGAGAAtaagtagaggggaaaaaaaataaagcaaagctcCGTTCTTTGAGTGCAGTCAGAGCCGCAGGCTCCCCTCTTCGGCCACTTTCACCTTGCGGTGTAGAGAAAGCCACGGGATACGGAGAAACGAAGAATCCCCAAGCTGGGCAGTTTACACACTTCTCTTTTGTACATGACCTGACTCCCACCACCGTTATCTTATGGTGGAAATTTCCTACGTTCAAACGTAATGCAAGATCAGAAGAAAATCTTGACTTTTACAAAAAAACTGTTGTCCTAATTGGATAGAAGCAACTTTGGAAAGTGCAGATAAGGGAAAAATCAGTTTTTTCCTACAGGTTCAGCAATTTCACAGCCATAAATTGAGATCTTTCTTCCAGAAAAGCACACACACAGGTATAGATCACCAAAATATCCACAAACTGCAAGCTGAGGGGGTTCGGTCCCAGCAGGCCATGAGCATCCTGGTACCGGTGCTGCTCACCCTCCTGGCGCTGTCAGCCCGGCAGGGCCACGCGGCCGCTCTGCTACCGCCGACCTCCACCCTGCTGAAGGAGAGCATCACATGGCTCAACAGGCTCCTGGAGACAGAGGTAGGGCTCGCTCGCACGGCTCAGCCTTTACCTGCGGATGGGAGGGATGGGTTGTTTCGCCGGGCTCAGTGAGAGCGATGCTGAGGCAAAGGAAAGTGCTGAGGGTGCAGTGTGGCTCACAGCGGTGCCAGGGGCCAAGAGCGGGCAGGAGGACAGACAGACGGGTGACTGTGCGTCTGTGCACGCACGTGTCTAGATGGATCCGCGTTAGCAGTTTCTCTAGTCTGATTATACCTCTCCTCTGTCTTGATAAAGGTTTCCTGTGACAACAAGAACGTGACAAGTATTTTTGCAGGTGATAaggtaagagagaaaaaaattaacccaCCCTTGTTCAAAACCAGTAGTCCTACAGCTACAATGGGTACTGGGAGAGGAtgctgggggctggaggggagcaggaggCAAGCAGGAAGCCTGGGAGTTCTGCTCAGCCTGGTAtggaactgcatgggagcaAGGAGCCCATTGCGAGCCCCAAGCAGGGCTGGTCCTTGTCACGCCCGCTGCCCAGCACGGTGCCCTCACCTTCCCGCACccagctccatctccagccAGAGCAGCACCAGCTGCTCCAGAGGCGAGGGGCCGGCTGCTGGGCTCTGAGCAGCATGCAGGGGTGCTCTagcttttcagaaaggaagagaggaactTCTTCCCTTGCCCTGGAGCAGTGTGTCACCGTTTCACAGACACCCACACGCACCTATCAtgcagcatctccagctctggTTAGACACACTGTCCCTCTTTAGCCCTTCATCTGGGGGAAGGCTTTTGTTAACAGATGCGACAGCAGATAAAAATGCctatttctgctttgaaaagtgCTGCCTAAGCCAGGCTCCCCAGCACCGGAGTtcctgttttcacagaaagccaATGCCCTCACCTCATGCCACATGGGCGTGTGGGAGCCAAGGGGCGCAGCAGCCTCCAGAAGGGGCTGGGAGCTCAGCACCCTCTCGAGGGAGAACACCCTGCAGGGAAGAGAGTTGAAGTTTTCCGCCAGCACTTCGCTTATTAGTTCCTCGTCTTCACATGTCGCTGCTACAGGGCTTGAATTCCTCAAAGCACCTGACAGAGGCAACCCCTCCTCTGTCAGAATAACTGAAGCCCCAGAGAACAGAGGTCATTGCCTCTGCCCACCCAAACCCCTCCATTCCCATGGAACTCCAGAGAGGTGCTCACTGCTGCACCAAACACTGCCCCGACTTCTCACCAGCGGCAGGCAGCACCTTCCTCGCTGAGGACACAAATGGACACGTGTGTGCAAACAGGCAGCTGGGAAGCTTTGGGGAGCCTTTGGCATCACAAGCCGCACTTTGCACCTGCTGTTTAGAACAGAAGTGTGTTATTCCATAggattacagaatggtttggttcaGAAGGAATCATGGAGCCCaaccagttccaatcccctgccatgggcagggacacctcccactggatcaggggctccaagccccatccaacctggccttgaacacctccagggatggggcagccacccctgctctgggcaacctgagccagggcctcaccaccctcccagTACTATTTTAATCTGCTGGTAATGAAGGTAGAACTGCACAAAAGAGCTTCTTAAAACAGCCATGTGTCTTTTTCCAGAACGACGATGATATCAAGATGTTATGCCAAGCCACCAGAGTCGCTCAGGAGCACCAGAGCTGCCACGTGCACCTGAAGGCCCTCTACCTCAACTTGTTCCGGCTGGTCCAAAGGAAGAGCGCAGCCCACAAGGTAAAGCCGGAGCCCCCTGGCTGCCCGCAAGCTGCGTAGGGGCCACAGGGTCCTCAGCCTTCAAGCTCCCTGCACATCCAGCTTCTCTCTCAGGACACGTTCCTGCTTTCAGCCagtcccctcccaccccaccgCAGAACCAGAGCCCCCAAACACAATCCTAAtggtctttcttttcctgtttcaggCCCCGTGTCCTGTGGCAGCAGGCAACACTACCTCCCTGAACAACTTTCTAGGGGACTTACGCAGGCTCCTCCAGAAATTAGTAAAGGACTTACAGAGTTCAAAGTGAAAAAACACagtctgtttttgtttttaaactataaagacactgtatttttcaaagattatttataataattttttaaataaaggtaTTTTTGGACTAAATTTGCTGGCATCACATCAGCTCTTTCTCAGCCAGAAACTAGAGTACAAAAGCACATCTGAGAGCTCCAAGCGTGCAGTGCCGGGATGCAGGATCCTGCTGGCAGCATCCAGAAGCCAAAATCAGCTCAGTCCTCTCCTACTATTCCCAGCAGAAATACCCAGAGGGGTTGGGACACAGCCCCAAGGCCAGGTCAGAAGCCACAGGGACCAGGCTGAGGGCAGAGGGAAACAAACCACCGGGCAGGgaagaaagaatgttttttttccacccatACTGTGGGAAAGAGCCAAGTTTGTGACAAGGTTGGAAatcagggcacagaggggctgtgCTGACTCCAGAGCCAAGTGGCAACAGGCTCCCAGATAGAACTGAAGGTTTTAAACCAGCAAAGTTAGTTCTAAATTTTGTTACTTTGCCGGTAGTAAGTAGCAAGAAATCCATGGAGCTAgcattcaaagtcaggttggacagggctctgagcaacctgatcaagttgaaGACAACCCTGCTCCTGCCGGGGGGTTGCACTACGTGAccttcaaggtcctttccaacccaagcccttctgtgattctacactAACAGATTCCACTGGTATAAGGGTGGTGCTGGCAAGACTTGCCAGAACACAGAATTTGTCCTGCTATGGGGTTAAGGCTTGTACTAACACAACAAAATCAGATccaagcagaggaaaaagaccAAGAGAAGCTAGAGCAGAGAAGCCAGGCCACAAACAAGGCCTGTACCTGAAAGCTAAGAACTCAGACGCATACGCTAGACCCCAAAAGGGAGACGGCAGGTCCTCACTCCATAGCCTGGCATAGCCAGGGGTAAAGAGGctccagcagcaacagcagtgaAAGCAGCAACAGGGAGCAGAACTTCACCCCTGAAGTGAGGGCTCCAGCCTGTGACAGAGATGGGCAGCAGTTGAAGTCTTTCTCTGGTAACTGGAGACTGGAGTCTTGCAGGTATTTAGGAGCTCTGCGACTCTGGCACAGCGTGGGAGAGCACTTGGGAAAGTCCCAGGACTGCACGGTGTTTGTTCACGCATCAGCTGAGTCACAGTACTCAGGGCAGCTGCAAAGTTAGCAGACCACAAAAGAATTGTTACCTGCTGCCTGAGCAGGCTGAGATGTTCTCCAGAGGAAGAAATGCACTGCAGACAAACAGTTTATGCAGCAAAGGAAACAGAGCTCAACATTTCCTATTACTACAGGTAAATTCACACCATCTGCACTAACACAGGCTCACCAGGTAGCTCAATGACGCTAAACTCAGAGCAGTGTGAAAAACCCTCTCCCATCAGCTGCACCACCTAAGCAGCACACAACTCCAAGACGAGGCAGAGCACAGACAGCAGGGACTATTCCAGCAGACAAGCGGCTGCTGGTGCAGTGCTCTAGCTCGGCTGGGCTCTCCTCCACCCTGAGGGCAGCTCAGGACAACCCCAGCAGAGGATGGGCCTGAAAAAAGGCATCCTTGGGGCACATC
It encodes the following:
- the LOC138727283 gene encoding interleukin-4-like; amino-acid sequence: MLPSLKAAFALLSLLEFVSSRPPMATSPKVKLSEITHHIQQLNSRVQVPCNDTRVPQVTFTDQELSEKELLCQATTALTKVTRCKKDYEPLIINLKSLHRVTSCSLSNENEIYLRNFLPELGNFTQGMYRRLGRLAAP